The following proteins are co-located in the Eleginops maclovinus isolate JMC-PN-2008 ecotype Puerto Natales chromosome 23, JC_Emac_rtc_rv5, whole genome shotgun sequence genome:
- the tapt1a gene encoding transmembrane anterior posterior transformation protein 1 homolog isoform X2, whose amino-acid sequence MAVCMWGTVKLMTFGFFLCVDAFLYVFTLLPLRVLLAVLRLLTLPCCGFSGSRLLQPAQVCDVLKGLIMVLCFSMMHYVDYSMMYHLIRGQSVIKLYIIYNMLEVADRLFSSFGQDILDALYWTATEPKERKRDSIGVIPHFFMAVFYVFLHAILIMVQASTLNVAFNSHNKSLLTIMMSNNFVEIKGSVFKKFEKNNLFQMSNSDIKERFTSYVLLLIVCLRNMEQFAWNPDHLWVLFPDVFMVVTSEVAVDIIKHAFITKFNDITADVYSEYRASLAFDLVSSRQKNACTDYSDSVARRMGFIPLPLAVLLIRVVMSSVKVQGALSYSCVFLCYLGLVTLKVLNSIVLLGKSCVYVKRANMEDKLFETPAPPPPSSTSSSTSGKTPSRAEASCPTPPGESMMEPDPVTLCSPPPSSSSFVTTQPTPRTDLFPPPPADPSPAAPPPRPPTPLAEPEPPAPPLFKEEEGEAEASTELKHRTPKKDLLEIDRFTICGNRID is encoded by the exons AtggctgtgtgtatgtggggaACTGTGAAG CTGATGACATTTGGCTTCTTCCTGTGTGTGGACGCCTTCCTGTACGTGTTCACGCTGCTGCCCCTCAGGGTGCTGCTGGCCGTGCTGCGCCTCCTCACGCTGCCATGCTGTGGCTTCAG TGGGTCTCGGCTGCTGCAGCCAGCGCAGGTGTGTGACGTGCTGAAGGGGCTGATCATGGTGCTGTGCTTCTCCATGATGCATTATGTGGATTACTCCATGATGTACCACCTGATCAGAGGACAGTCCGTCATCAAACTCTACATCATCTACAACATGCTGGAG GTGGCTGACCGCCTCTTCTCGTCCTTCGGTCAGGACATCCTGGACGCTCTCTACTGGACGGCCACAGAACCCAAGGAACGGAAGAGAGACAGCATAGGAGTCATCCCTCACTTCTTCATGGCCGTCTTTTATGTCT TTCTGCATGCCATCCTCATCATGGTCCAAGCTTCCACCCTCAACGTTGCCTTCAACTCCCACAACAAGTCCCTGCTCACCATCATGATGTCCAACAAc TTTGTGGAAATCAAAGGAAGTGTGTTCAAGAAATTTGAGAAGAACAACTTGTTCCAAATGTCTAACAGTG ATATAAAGGAGCGCTTCACCAGCTACGTTCTCCTGCTCATCGTCTGTCTCAGGAACATGGAGCAGTTTGCATGGAACCCAG ACCACCTGTGGGTGTTGTTCCCTGATGTCTTCATGGTCGTCACCTCTGAGGTTGCCGTGGACATCATTAAACACGCTTTCATCACCAAGTTCAACGACATCACAGCAGAT GTGTACAGTGAATACAGAGCCAGCTTGGCCTTCGATCTCGTCAGCAGTCGACAGAAGAAT GCTTGTACCGACTACAGTGACTCAGTGGCCCGCAGGATGGGCTTCATCCCTCTGCCGCTGGCTGTTCTG CTCATCCGGGTGGTGATGAGTTCGGTGAAGGTGCAGGGAGCTCTGTCATACTcatgtgtgttcctctgttatCTCGG GCTGGTGACTCTCAAAGTGTTGAACAGCATCGTGCTGCTGGGGAAGTCCTGTGTTTACGTCAAGAGAGCCAACATGGAGGACAAACTGTTTGAGACGCCGgccccccctccaccctcctccacctcttcctccacctccggGAAAACCCCGAGCCGAGCAGAGGCCAGCTGTCCCACTCCTCCAG GTGAATCCATGATGGAGCCGGACCCCGTCACACTCTGCAGCCCgcctccatcttcctcctccttcgtGACCACGCAGCCCACCCCCAGGACTGACCTGTTTCCTCCCCCACCTGCTGATCCCTCCCCTGCTGCTCCACCCCCCCGTCCCCCGACTCCACTCGCTGAACCTGAACCCCCTGCACCCCCGCTCTtcaaagaagaggagggggaggcggaGGCATCGACTGAACTGAAGCACAGGACTCCCAAAAAAGATCTGCTAGAGATCGACCGCTTCACCATCTGTGGGAACCGCATCGACTGA